The nucleotide window TGTCTTATGTTCAAAGATTTCCACTAAAATCTTTAAAAGTAATTGGTTCTGTAGGTGAGCCTATTAATGAGGAAGCTTGGCACTGGTATAATGACCACGTAGGAGGTAAGCGTTGTCCAGTTGTTGATACTTGGTGGCAAACAGAAACAGGAGGTATAATGATTGCTCCATTGTCATTTATTACACCGACAAAACCAACGTATGCAACATTGCCATTACCTGGGATTCAACCAGTTTTAATGGATGATAAGCGTAATGAAATTGAAGGTAATCAAGTGGTGGGAAGTTTGTGTATTAAATTTCCATGGCCTGGTATCGCAAGAACGATTTGGGGAGATCATCAAAGATATAAAGACACGTATTTCTCTACTTTCCCAGGTAAATATTTTACAGGTGACGGGGCTTTGCGTGATGAAGTAGGTTACTACAGAATTACCGGACGTGTGGATGATGTAGTTATTGTTTCAGGACATAATTTAGGAACTGCACCAATAGAGGATGCTATTAATGAGCACCCAGCTGTTGCTGAGTCGGCTATTGTTGGGTTCCCACATGATATTAAAGGAAATGCGTTGTACGGATATGTTATTCTTAAAGAATCTGGAGAGTACAGAGATAGAGACAATTTGTCAAAAGAGATCAATCAACACATTGCAGATCACATTGGACCAATTGCTAAATTAGACAAAATTCAATATGTGACAGGTTTGCCTAAAACAAGATCTGGAAAAATCATGCGTCGCATTTTACGTAAAATAGCTGAAGGTGATTATTCTAATTTTGGTGATATTACAACATTGTTAAATCCAGAGATCGTAGATGAGATTATTAAAGGAAAAGTGGAGTAATTCACTTAGTTTTTAAATTTTAAAAAAACTGCTTCAAATTTGAAGCAGTTTTTTTTTGCCTCAAAATGAAATTTTATTTTTTGAAAATGTTCTGTGGGAAGTAATAATGTTGTTGATCTACTTAATGTTAAATTTTTATCAATAGAAGTAACATTATTGTAAAAATAAAGTCTATTGATTATCAGAGCAGTAATTGATTTGTTGTTTTAATCTACCTGATTAGAATTCGCATTGTGTTTTTATCAATAAAACAATTCAATAAGTTAAAATAGTGTTAAAATATAGTACTGTGTGATGCATAATACTGTTTTTAAGATATATATTTGCATAGAATATTAATATGTATTCAAGTTCAATAAATCAATCATCAATCAAAATCAAAATTATCATGAAAAAATCAATTGTTTATTTAGGAGTAGCTTTAGTAGCTTTTGCAAATGTTTCTTTTGCTTCAAATGTGAATTCATTTTCTGAAATCAAAAATAAAATTGAATTTAGTGAAACAATAACACCTTTGAGTGTTGCTATTAGAAAAGGGGATATGGAGACCGTTAAAAAATTTGTTGAATACGGCGCAGATGTCAACGAAAATTCAAATGGTTTAAGCCCACTAATGATTGCGGCTCGTTATAACAAAGTTGAAATAATTAAATTTTTACTTTCAAAAGGAGCCCGTCTTAATGAAAAAGACGAAAATGGATTTACAGCCTTAAAATATGCTGAATTATCCAATGCAACTGAAGCTATTGAACTTTTAAAACAGAATTTAAAATAAAATTTTAACGGGACGGACAGCAAGGAATGTTTGTCCCATTAAAAACTTACATTGAGTTAAACAATCAATCAAAACAAAATAATCATGAAAAATTCACTTTTAATTTTAGGAATTACGTTAGTATCTTTTGCTAATGTTTGTAGTGCAAAAAGTTTTGCTGGTGAGTCAATTGGATCATTTCAAAATGATCTTTTTGCGGATGCTAATGGTGGAAAATTTCCAACAGAAGAAGTTTTTGTAGGAAAGCCATCTTTGAATGAGGATACAGATGAGTTTAATCCCGAAACAGTTATTCCTTTTAATAGTAAAACAACAAAAGAGGTTATAGCTGAAGGTGATAAAATTGTTGAAAATCCAGTTTCTGACGATTTAGATTTTATGGTTTTTGAAGAATCAATGAAGGAATTAATCGCTCAATCGGATTTAATTGTTGAAAACACTGTTTCAAATGAAACTTATCCATTGTTCTACGAAAGAACTCCTGAAGATGAAATTCGTGAACTTGAAATGATTATTGAAAGCAAGGAAACAAACGAATTAAGACCGTTGGATTTTAAAAAGATAAACAAACCTTCTTTACCAGTTAATACATTTAATTCTAAGAGATTTATTGGAATGAATTAGGAGAAGAATATGAGTCTTAAAAACTTAATTGGGCACAAAAAGCATCATTATGAAGAGATAATGGTGCTTTTTTGCATTATAAAATTTTTATGAGCTGTTTATCCTGAGCTTTTGAGAATAAAGATAAGGCAGTGATAGCGCCAATAGTCGCAAATAACATATCTGACTGTGTGTCCCAAACATATCCTTGTGTTCCTAAAAAAGCATCTCCACCATCTCCGGTAGCTATAGAAACAAACCATTCGATCCATTCGTAGGCTGCGCTAATTGCGAGGCAAATTGAAACAATTATAAAGTTGAAAAAGCTTTGGTTTGCGATTACTTTTTTCCGAATAAATAATTCTCGGATAATCATAGCGGGAACAAAACCTTGTGCAAAATGTCCAATCTTGTCATAATTATTTCGGCTTTGGTGGGAAATTTCTTTGATGTAATCAAAAAAAGGAACTTCGGCGTATGTGTAATGCCCGCCAATAAAGAGAATAATGCAATGGATTAAAATCAAAGTATAGGTGAAATTGGTGAATCTGAATTTTCTGAATGTAAAAGCCAAGATTAATAGGCCAATTATTGCCGGAATAATTTCAAGAAAACAGGTAAAACCTTCTTTTGGATTTGTTATTGACCAAAGTAAAGTTGCGCTGAATACCACAAGTAATGAGTAGATGTATTTCATTTTGAATTTTGAAAAAGATTAATTAATAGCTGGTATCATCAAGTTTTACTTTACCATTAAATGTTCTGTACAAGAAGAAAAAATAGGCAGCCAGT belongs to Flavobacterium aquiphilum and includes:
- a CDS encoding ankyrin repeat domain-containing protein, with the protein product MKKSIVYLGVALVAFANVSFASNVNSFSEIKNKIEFSETITPLSVAIRKGDMETVKKFVEYGADVNENSNGLSPLMIAARYNKVEIIKFLLSKGARLNEKDENGFTALKYAELSNATEAIELLKQNLK
- a CDS encoding DUF2238 domain-containing protein; protein product: MKYIYSLLVVFSATLLWSITNPKEGFTCFLEIIPAIIGLLILAFTFRKFRFTNFTYTLILIHCIILFIGGHYTYAEVPFFDYIKEISHQSRNNYDKIGHFAQGFVPAMIIRELFIRKKVIANQSFFNFIIVSICLAISAAYEWIEWFVSIATGDGGDAFLGTQGYVWDTQSDMLFATIGAITALSLFSKAQDKQLIKIL